One Nocardia farcinica genomic region harbors:
- a CDS encoding RNA polymerase sigma factor SigF, with product MLETAATTRTTTRPTARRPGQAEDSYDNIEPWFAELAALDEHDPRRRALREHIIGLCLPLADHIARRFSGRGEAFDDLHQTARLGLVQAVDRFDVRRGSSFLAFAVPTIMGEVRRHFRDHTWALRVPRRAKELQAMIGPATEKLSQRHGRMPTAREIAAELDVELVEVTRALVAANAYSTNTLHAVGRDDDGNVGLSIGDSLGTEEPCYRLMEDAMAVRPLIAALPERERQVLIWRFYDSLTQSQIAERLGVSQMQVSRILNRTLTRLREEALAEPTAAVA from the coding sequence ATGCTCGAGACCGCCGCGACAACACGAACCACCACCCGCCCGACGGCACGCAGGCCGGGCCAGGCCGAAGACAGTTACGACAACATCGAACCGTGGTTCGCCGAACTGGCGGCGCTCGACGAGCACGACCCGCGCAGGCGGGCATTACGCGAACACATCATCGGGCTGTGCCTGCCGCTGGCCGACCACATCGCCCGCCGCTTCTCCGGCCGCGGCGAAGCCTTCGACGATCTGCACCAGACCGCGCGGCTGGGCCTGGTGCAGGCGGTGGACCGATTCGACGTGCGCCGCGGCAGCTCCTTCCTCGCCTTCGCGGTGCCCACCATCATGGGCGAGGTGCGCAGGCACTTCCGCGACCACACCTGGGCGCTGCGGGTGCCGCGCCGCGCCAAGGAACTGCAGGCCATGATCGGCCCGGCCACCGAGAAACTGTCTCAGCGGCACGGTCGCATGCCGACGGCCCGCGAGATCGCCGCCGAACTCGACGTCGAGCTGGTGGAGGTGACCCGCGCACTGGTGGCCGCCAACGCCTACTCCACCAACACCCTGCACGCTGTCGGTCGCGACGACGACGGCAACGTCGGCCTGTCCATCGGCGACAGCCTCGGCACCGAGGAGCCGTGCTACCGGCTGATGGAGGACGCGATGGCGGTTCGCCCGTTGATCGCCGCGCTCCCCGAGCGGGAACGCCAGGTGTTGATCTGGCGGTTCTACGATTCGCTCACCCAGTCCCAGATCGCCGAGCGTCTCGGCGTCTCCCAGATGCAGGTCTCGCGGATCCTCAACCGCACCCTGACCCGGCTGCGCGAGGAAGCGCTGGCCGAACCCACGGCCGCCGTGGCCTGA
- the lexA gene encoding transcriptional repressor LexA — MNGADLTVRQRKVLEVIRTSVSERGYPPSIREIGDAVGLTSTSSVAHQLRALERKGYLRRDPNRPRAVDVRGLDEAVRAVTALPGAALEEPDTLAEDTGRPTPTFVPVLGRIAAGGPILAEQAVEDVFPLPRELVGDGSLFLLRVVGQSMVDAAICDGDWVVVRQQNVAENGDIVAAMIDGEATVKTFKRTGKDVWLMPHNPLFEPIPGNDARILGKVVTVIRKI, encoded by the coding sequence CTGAACGGGGCGGATCTCACCGTGCGTCAGCGCAAGGTGCTCGAGGTCATCCGCACGTCGGTGAGCGAGCGCGGCTACCCGCCGAGCATCCGCGAGATCGGCGACGCCGTCGGCCTCACCTCCACTTCCTCGGTCGCCCACCAGTTGCGCGCCCTCGAGCGCAAGGGCTACCTGCGCCGCGACCCCAATCGGCCGCGCGCGGTGGACGTCCGTGGTCTCGACGAGGCGGTCCGCGCGGTCACCGCGCTGCCCGGCGCCGCGCTCGAGGAACCCGACACCCTCGCCGAGGACACCGGCCGCCCCACCCCCACTTTCGTGCCGGTGCTCGGCCGCATCGCGGCCGGTGGCCCGATCCTGGCCGAGCAGGCCGTCGAGGACGTCTTCCCGCTGCCGCGCGAACTGGTCGGCGACGGGTCGCTGTTCCTGCTGCGGGTGGTCGGCCAGTCGATGGTCGACGCGGCGATCTGCGACGGCGACTGGGTGGTGGTGCGCCAGCAGAACGTCGCGGAGAACGGCGACATCGTCGCCGCCATGATCGACGGCGAAGCCACGGTGAAGACGTTCAAGCGCACCGGCAAGGACGTCTGGCTGATGCCGCACAATCCGCTGTTCGAGCCGATCCCCGGTAACGACGCGCGCATCCTCGGCAAGGTCGTCACGGTCATTCGCAAGATCTGA
- the nrdR gene encoding transcriptional regulator NrdR, protein MHCPYCRHPDSRVVDSREAEEGAAIRRRRSCPNCGRRFTTVETAILSVVKRSGVTEPFSREKVIRGVRRACQGREVDDDALNLLAQQVEDAVRAKGSPEVPSHEVGLAILGPLRDLDEVAYLRFASVYRSFTSAEDFEREISEMRAARARAGATAD, encoded by the coding sequence ATGCACTGCCCGTACTGCCGACACCCCGACTCCCGGGTCGTCGACTCGCGCGAGGCCGAGGAAGGTGCGGCCATCCGCCGTCGGCGCTCCTGTCCGAATTGCGGGCGGCGGTTCACCACGGTCGAGACCGCCATCCTGTCGGTGGTGAAACGCAGCGGCGTCACCGAGCCGTTCAGTCGGGAGAAGGTCATCCGTGGCGTGCGGCGCGCGTGCCAGGGCCGCGAGGTCGACGACGACGCGCTGAACCTGCTCGCGCAGCAGGTGGAGGACGCGGTGCGGGCCAAGGGCTCGCCCGAGGTGCCCAGTCACGAGGTCGGCCTGGCCATCCTCGGCCCGCTGCGCGACCTGGACGAGGTCGCCTACCTGCGCTTCGCCTCGGTCTACCGGTCCTTCACCTCGGCCGAAGACTTCGAGCGCGAGATCAGCGAGATGCGCGCGGCGCGGGCGCGCGCGGGCGCGACAGCCGACTGA
- the hrpA gene encoding ATP-dependent RNA helicase HrpA: MTRTADTGTRELRTRLANLSLRDEHRLRRRLERARGTDLDEIAADIAAAEARIEARRASVPTIRYPEQLPVSARRDDIAAAIAANQVVVVAGETGSGKTTQIPKICLELGRGIRGTIGHTQPRRLAARTVAERIAEELGTELGDVVGYTVRFTDQASEHTLVKLMTDGILLAEIQRDRLLRRYDTIIIDEAHERSLNIDFLLGYLKQLLPRRPDLKVIITSATIDPELFARHFAAADGTPAPIVEVSGRSYPVEIRYRPLSLELPATGDEDADTEDETTVVDRDPVDAIADAVRELFAEGDGDVLVFLSGEREIRDAADALRDLKLPRTEILPLYARLSAAEQHKVFAPHTGRRVVLATNVAETSLTVPGIRYVIDPGTARISRYSLRTKVQRLPIEPISQASARQRAGRCGRVADGICIRLYSEEDFESRPAFTEPEILRTNLAAVILQMTALGLGDIENFPFVEAPDRRAIRDGIALLEELGALAEPAPQPDAAAPSEDGPRAPKGRRRRGGEGGAGMALTPIGREMAQLPVDPRMARMLVQANRNGCLSDVLVVVAALSIQDVRERPADQQQAADTRHARFTVEGSDFLAYLRLWDYLTEQRKSLSSNQFRRMCREEFLHYLRIREWQDLHGQLRTITRGLGWTAERRRATADDDTPWDSTAIHQSLLAGMLSHLGVREAETREYLGARGAKFMIFPGSSLAKKPPRWVMAAELVETSRLWGRMVARVEPEWAERLAGNLVKRTYSEPHWSAGRGAARAYERVTLYGIPLVTGRPVDYGRIDPELSRELFIRHALVQGEWRTRHRFFHRNRELLDDVADLEHRARRRDILVDDEVLFEFYDRRIPADVVSVRHFDSWWKKAQRENPELLDFTESTVVNDAAAALDPTDFPDAWRQGELSFPLTYQFEPGQEDDGVTVRIPVEQLAHVRPVGFDWLVPGMRAELAGALIKTLPKALRRSVVPAPDFAAAALAALTPRAEPLRVGLARELSRLGGVTITPADLDPSALPDHLRMTFAAVDRSGAVLAKSKSLTELKTALAEQVSKSVAKATAGAERAAATVWTSETLGAVPETVRRQVAGQTVTGYPALVPEGEGVAVRVLSSPAEQAAAMRAGIRALVLQALPTSVRAVTAGLSPTDRLALSQNPYGSLDALVQDCRAAAADELIAAAGGPVRDPERFQELLARIRPEFATAVARIVRLVVPVLAEAHRVTTALGQIKERDIAEDVRAQLDELVFAGFVSEFGTARLRELPRYLRAARERLAALPASAVRDRQGMVEVDRALAAYDRLLRALPEPRRTAPDVLEIWWMIEELRVSLFAQKLGTPYPVSAKRIEKAIAAVRR, encoded by the coding sequence ATGACCAGGACAGCTGACACCGGAACACGCGAGCTCCGCACCCGCCTGGCGAATCTCTCCCTCCGCGACGAACACCGGCTGCGCCGCAGGCTGGAGCGCGCCCGGGGCACCGACCTCGACGAGATCGCCGCCGACATCGCCGCGGCCGAGGCGCGAATCGAGGCACGTCGCGCGTCGGTACCGACGATCCGCTACCCCGAGCAGCTGCCGGTCAGCGCCCGCCGCGACGACATCGCCGCCGCCATCGCGGCCAACCAGGTCGTGGTCGTCGCCGGTGAGACGGGTTCGGGTAAGACCACCCAGATCCCCAAGATCTGCCTGGAGCTGGGCCGCGGCATCCGCGGCACCATCGGCCACACCCAGCCGCGCCGCCTCGCCGCCCGCACGGTCGCCGAGCGCATCGCCGAGGAACTGGGCACCGAACTGGGCGACGTGGTCGGCTACACGGTGCGGTTCACCGACCAGGCATCCGAGCACACGCTGGTCAAACTCATGACCGACGGCATCCTGCTCGCCGAGATCCAACGCGACCGGCTGCTGCGCCGCTACGACACGATCATCATCGACGAGGCGCACGAACGCAGCCTCAACATCGATTTCCTGCTCGGTTATCTCAAACAGCTGCTGCCGCGTCGCCCGGATCTGAAGGTGATCATCACCTCGGCCACCATCGACCCCGAGCTGTTCGCCCGGCACTTCGCCGCCGCCGACGGCACGCCCGCGCCGATCGTCGAGGTGTCCGGCCGGTCCTATCCGGTGGAGATCCGGTACCGGCCGCTGAGCCTGGAGCTGCCCGCCACCGGCGACGAGGACGCGGACACCGAGGACGAGACCACCGTCGTGGACCGCGATCCGGTCGACGCGATCGCCGACGCGGTACGCGAACTCTTCGCCGAGGGCGACGGCGACGTGCTGGTCTTCCTCTCCGGCGAACGCGAGATCCGCGACGCCGCCGACGCGCTGCGCGACCTGAAGCTGCCCCGCACCGAGATCCTCCCGCTGTACGCCCGGCTCTCCGCGGCCGAGCAGCACAAGGTGTTCGCCCCGCACACCGGGCGTCGGGTGGTGCTGGCCACCAACGTCGCCGAGACCTCGCTGACCGTGCCGGGCATCCGCTACGTGATCGACCCGGGCACCGCGCGCATCTCCCGCTACTCGCTGCGGACCAAGGTGCAACGGCTGCCGATCGAGCCGATCTCGCAGGCCTCGGCCCGGCAGCGCGCGGGTCGCTGCGGGCGCGTCGCCGACGGCATCTGCATCCGGCTGTACTCCGAGGAGGACTTCGAGTCCCGACCCGCGTTCACCGAGCCGGAGATCCTGCGCACCAATCTGGCCGCGGTGATCCTGCAGATGACCGCGCTCGGGCTCGGCGACATCGAGAACTTCCCGTTCGTGGAGGCGCCGGACCGGCGGGCCATCCGCGACGGCATCGCGCTGCTCGAAGAACTCGGCGCCCTCGCCGAGCCCGCACCGCAACCGGACGCGGCCGCGCCGTCCGAGGACGGCCCGCGTGCCCCGAAGGGGCGCCGCCGTCGCGGCGGCGAGGGCGGCGCCGGCATGGCGCTGACCCCGATCGGGCGGGAGATGGCCCAGCTGCCGGTCGACCCGCGTATGGCGCGGATGCTCGTGCAGGCCAACCGCAACGGCTGCCTGTCCGACGTGCTCGTCGTCGTGGCGGCGCTGTCGATCCAGGACGTGCGCGAACGCCCGGCCGACCAGCAGCAGGCCGCCGACACCCGGCATGCCAGGTTCACGGTGGAGGGCTCGGACTTCCTGGCCTACCTGCGATTGTGGGACTACCTCACCGAGCAGCGGAAATCGTTGTCGTCCAACCAGTTCCGCCGCATGTGCCGGGAGGAGTTCCTGCACTACCTGCGCATCAGGGAGTGGCAGGATCTGCACGGGCAGCTGCGCACGATCACCCGCGGGCTGGGATGGACGGCCGAACGCCGTCGCGCCACCGCCGACGACGACACCCCATGGGACTCGACCGCCATCCACCAGTCCCTGCTGGCGGGCATGCTCTCCCACCTCGGGGTGCGCGAGGCCGAGACCCGCGAGTACCTGGGCGCGCGCGGCGCGAAGTTCATGATCTTCCCCGGTTCCTCGCTGGCGAAGAAACCGCCGCGCTGGGTGATGGCCGCCGAACTGGTCGAGACCTCACGGCTGTGGGGCCGGATGGTGGCGCGGGTGGAGCCCGAATGGGCCGAACGGCTCGCGGGAAATCTGGTCAAGCGCACCTACTCCGAACCGCACTGGTCGGCCGGGCGCGGCGCGGCCCGCGCCTACGAGCGGGTCACCCTCTACGGCATTCCGCTGGTCACCGGACGCCCGGTGGACTACGGCCGCATCGACCCGGAACTGTCGCGCGAACTGTTCATCCGGCACGCCCTGGTACAGGGTGAGTGGCGCACCCGGCACCGGTTCTTCCACCGCAACCGGGAGCTGCTCGATGATGTCGCCGACCTCGAGCACCGTGCCCGGCGCCGCGACATCCTCGTCGACGACGAGGTGCTCTTCGAGTTCTACGACCGGCGCATCCCCGCCGACGTGGTGTCGGTGCGGCACTTCGACAGCTGGTGGAAGAAGGCGCAGCGGGAGAACCCGGAACTGCTCGACTTCACCGAGTCGACGGTGGTCAACGACGCCGCCGCGGCGCTGGACCCCACCGACTTCCCGGACGCCTGGCGGCAGGGCGAACTCAGCTTCCCGCTCACCTACCAGTTCGAACCCGGCCAGGAGGACGACGGTGTCACCGTGCGCATCCCGGTCGAACAGCTCGCGCACGTGCGCCCGGTCGGCTTCGACTGGCTGGTGCCCGGCATGCGCGCCGAGCTGGCCGGTGCGCTGATCAAGACGCTGCCGAAGGCGCTGCGCCGCAGCGTGGTTCCCGCCCCGGACTTCGCGGCGGCGGCGCTGGCCGCGCTCACGCCGCGCGCCGAACCGCTGCGCGTCGGGCTGGCGCGCGAGCTGTCCCGGCTGGGCGGGGTGACCATCACGCCGGCCGACCTCGACCCGAGCGCACTGCCCGATCACCTGCGGATGACCTTCGCCGCCGTCGACCGTTCGGGCGCCGTCCTGGCCAAGAGCAAGAGCCTCACCGAGCTGAAAACCGCACTGGCCGAACAGGTGTCGAAGTCCGTGGCGAAGGCGACCGCGGGCGCCGAGCGGGCGGCTGCCACGGTGTGGACCTCCGAGACACTGGGCGCGGTGCCCGAGACGGTCCGCAGGCAGGTCGCCGGACAGACGGTGACCGGATATCCGGCCCTGGTGCCCGAAGGCGAGGGCGTGGCCGTCCGGGTGCTGAGCTCGCCCGCCGAGCAGGCGGCGGCGATGCGGGCGGGCATCAGAGCGCTTGTGCTGCAAGCTCTCCCGACCTCGGTGCGGGCGGTGACCGCCGGGCTCTCACCGACCGACCGGCTGGCGTTGAGCCAGAATCCGTACGGGTCGCTGGACGCGCTGGTGCAGGATTGCCGAGCGGCCGCCGCGGACGAACTGATCGCCGCCGCGGGCGGTCCGGTGCGCGACCCCGAGCGGTTCCAGGAGCTGCTCGCGCGGATCCGGCCCGAGTTCGCCACCGCGGTCGCGCGGATCGTGCGGCTGGTGGTGCCGGTGCTCGCGGAGGCGCACCGGGTCACCACCGCACTGGGCCAGATCAAGGAGCGCGACATCGCCGAGGACGTGCGCGCCCAGCTCGACGAACTGGTCTTCGCCGGGTTCGTCTCCGAGTTCGGTACCGCCCGGCTGCGGGAGCTGCCGCGCTACCTGCGCGCGGCACGGGAGCGGCTCGCCGCCCTGCCCGCCTCCGCGGTGCGCGACCGACAGGGCATGGTCGAGGTCGACCGCGCGCTGGCCGCTTACGACCGGCTGCTGCGCGCGCTGCCCGAGCCGCGCCGCACCGCGCCCGACGTGCTCGAGATCTGGTGGATGATCGAGGAGCTGCGGGTCAGCCTGTTCGCCCAGAAGCTCGGCACCCCGTACCCGGTGTCGGCCAAGCGCATCGAAAAGGCCATCGCCGCGGTCCGGCGTTGA
- a CDS encoding Pr6Pr family membrane protein, with amino-acid sequence MNGGSGTAWWIRGLRIAFGVLGVVALVWIPLRNLDQPAFSTANYFSYFTIQSNVLGVLVLLVGGVRDPGGRRWQLLRGAATLYLLITGVVYAVLLADIDVMLTDRWINDILHRVLPIVLVADWLAAPVALGVTGRLIGGWLIYPACYGAYTLIRGPVVDWYPYPFIDPREQGYPSLIVGLVVLTGVFALLAVAVTAVGGFAARGRAPSPAL; translated from the coding sequence ATGAACGGTGGCTCGGGCACCGCGTGGTGGATTCGGGGACTGCGCATCGCCTTCGGAGTACTCGGTGTGGTCGCGCTGGTGTGGATTCCGCTGCGCAACCTCGACCAACCGGCGTTCTCCACGGCGAACTACTTCAGCTACTTCACCATCCAGTCCAACGTGCTCGGCGTGCTGGTCCTGCTGGTCGGTGGGGTGCGCGACCCGGGTGGGCGGCGCTGGCAGCTGCTGCGCGGCGCCGCCACGCTCTATCTGCTGATCACCGGCGTGGTGTACGCGGTGTTGCTGGCCGACATCGATGTGATGCTCACCGACCGCTGGATCAACGACATCCTGCACCGCGTGCTGCCGATCGTGCTGGTCGCCGACTGGCTGGCCGCCCCGGTCGCGCTCGGTGTCACCGGCCGGCTGATCGGCGGTTGGCTGATCTATCCGGCCTGCTACGGCGCCTATACGTTGATCCGCGGCCCGGTCGTCGACTGGTACCCGTATCCCTTCATCGACCCGCGCGAACAGGGGTATCCCTCGCTGATCGTCGGGCTGGTCGTGCTGACCGGGGTGTTCGCGTTGCTCGCGGTGGCCGTCACCGCGGTGGGCGGGTTCGCCGCGCGCGGACGCGCGCCGAGTCCGGCGCTGTGA
- a CDS encoding aminotransferase family protein, which produces MNALWHGFADMGAVARDGAFVVARGAGAYVYDEAGNRYLDATAGLWFTNVGHGRAEIADAVAAQLRRIAHYSNFGDIAEPPTRELAERLSAIAPIPGSKIFFTSGGSDSVDTAAKFARRYWHEVGRPGKTIVVGRQRAYHGMHVAGTALSGLPPNRDGYGELMPDARTVDWDDPKGLLALIEEVGAERIAAFFCEPIIGAGGVYLPPEGYLTEVRAICADHDILFVADEVVTGFGRIGGSWFASSRFDLRPDLMTTAKGLTSGYLPMGAVFIAPHLAEPFFAGGVWWRHGYTYGGHAASAAAALANLDILERENLLAEAARLEATLHAELAPLAQHPRVAEVRSGLGAVAAVQLADPAEAPAFVKALRAEGVSSRAAGQGALQISPAFVMTDEQVRELAAAFARALG; this is translated from the coding sequence ATGAACGCCTTGTGGCATGGATTCGCCGATATGGGCGCCGTCGCACGGGACGGCGCGTTCGTGGTGGCCCGCGGTGCGGGCGCCTACGTCTACGACGAGGCGGGCAACCGCTATCTCGACGCCACCGCGGGCCTGTGGTTCACCAACGTCGGCCACGGCCGCGCCGAGATCGCCGACGCCGTCGCCGCCCAGCTGCGCCGGATCGCGCACTACTCGAACTTCGGCGACATCGCCGAGCCGCCGACCCGGGAACTGGCCGAACGGCTTTCGGCGATCGCGCCGATCCCGGGCAGCAAGATCTTCTTCACCTCCGGCGGTTCCGACTCGGTGGACACCGCCGCGAAGTTCGCTCGCCGCTACTGGCACGAGGTCGGCAGGCCGGGCAAGACCATCGTGGTGGGCAGGCAGCGCGCCTACCACGGCATGCACGTCGCGGGCACCGCGCTGTCGGGCCTGCCGCCCAACCGGGACGGCTACGGCGAACTCATGCCCGACGCGCGCACGGTCGACTGGGACGACCCCAAGGGGCTGCTCGCGCTGATCGAGGAGGTCGGCGCCGAGCGGATCGCGGCCTTCTTCTGCGAACCGATCATCGGCGCGGGCGGGGTGTACCTGCCACCGGAGGGGTATCTGACGGAGGTGCGGGCGATCTGCGCCGACCACGACATCCTCTTCGTCGCCGACGAGGTGGTCACCGGCTTCGGCCGCATCGGCGGCTCCTGGTTCGCCTCCAGCCGGTTCGACCTCCGCCCGGACCTGATGACCACCGCGAAGGGCCTCACCAGCGGCTATCTGCCGATGGGCGCGGTGTTCATCGCGCCGCACCTGGCCGAGCCGTTCTTCGCCGGTGGGGTGTGGTGGCGCCACGGCTACACCTACGGCGGACACGCCGCCTCCGCCGCGGCCGCACTGGCCAATCTGGACATCCTCGAGCGTGAGAACCTGCTCGCCGAGGCGGCGCGACTGGAGGCCACCCTGCACGCCGAGTTGGCTCCGCTGGCACAGCATCCACGGGTCGCCGAGGTGCGCAGCGGGTTGGGCGCGGTCGCCGCCGTCCAGCTCGCCGATCCCGCCGAAGCGCCCGCCTTCGTCAAAGCCCTACGGGCGGAAGGGGTGTCGAGCCGGGCCGCGGGTCAGGGGGCATTGCAGATCTCGCCCGCGTTCGTCATGACCGACGAGCAGGTTCGCGAGCTGGCGGCCGCGTTCGCCCGCGCCCTGGGCTGA
- a CDS encoding acyl-CoA synthetase has product MPKVTAAGVVRRVRDETYYAALALRAGLLTPERPDRLAGMGLAVVRSGLLGGLVGVAAVRYRDRTAVLDERGRVSFRELDERTTALANAWRARGLRDGEGVAVLTRNHRGFHYAVFAAAKCGARIILVNTDFGAGQLREVLAREGADLVVHDEEFTGLLGDLRPRRGRYRAWTDAPAVDTLDNLIAGGARTPARRPRTSARIVLLTSGTTGTPKGAPRREPTSLSPLGGLLARVPLRVREVTECPAPLFHTLGFAHAVLALGFGTTLVIRRKFDPEAVLDSLVRHRASTLVVVPVMLRRLVDADPHARAHRELSRLRVVFVAGSQLGAPLCLRATEAFGPVLYNVYGSTEAAYATIATPADLAEAPGCVGRPVPGAVVEILDVTDRELPAGHTGRIFVGNDYQFEGYTGGGDKPRVRGLMATGDLGHVDAAGRLFVDGREDDMIVSGGENVFPGEVEDLLAAHPAVAEASAFGVDDDEYGQRLRVAVVLRPGHALTAEQVRDHVRTHLARYKVPRDVLFLPELPRNPSGKVLVRVLRELD; this is encoded by the coding sequence ATGCCCAAGGTGACGGCGGCCGGGGTGGTGCGGCGGGTCCGGGACGAGACCTATTACGCGGCACTGGCGTTGCGCGCCGGGCTCCTCACCCCCGAGCGGCCCGACCGGTTGGCCGGAATGGGCCTCGCGGTGGTGCGCTCGGGTCTGCTGGGCGGACTGGTCGGCGTCGCGGCGGTGCGCTACCGGGACCGCACCGCGGTGCTCGACGAGCGCGGGCGGGTGAGCTTCCGCGAACTCGACGAGCGCACCACCGCGCTCGCCAACGCCTGGCGGGCCCGCGGACTGCGCGACGGCGAGGGCGTGGCGGTACTGACCCGCAACCACCGCGGCTTCCACTACGCGGTCTTCGCCGCGGCCAAGTGCGGGGCCCGAATCATCCTGGTGAACACCGATTTCGGCGCCGGGCAGCTGCGCGAGGTACTGGCCAGGGAAGGCGCCGACCTGGTGGTCCACGACGAGGAGTTCACCGGGTTGCTCGGTGACCTGCGTCCACGGCGGGGCCGATACCGCGCCTGGACCGACGCGCCCGCCGTCGACACCCTCGACAACCTCATCGCGGGCGGAGCCCGCACACCGGCCCGCCGGCCCCGCACGTCCGCCCGGATCGTGTTGCTCACCAGCGGCACCACCGGCACCCCGAAGGGCGCCCCGCGGCGGGAGCCGACCTCGCTGTCGCCGCTGGGCGGCCTCCTGGCCCGCGTGCCGTTGCGCGTCCGGGAGGTGACCGAATGCCCGGCGCCGCTGTTCCATACGCTCGGCTTCGCGCACGCCGTCCTGGCGCTGGGATTCGGCACCACGCTGGTGATCCGGCGGAAGTTCGACCCCGAGGCCGTGCTGGACAGCCTGGTCCGGCACCGCGCGAGCACGCTGGTGGTGGTGCCGGTGATGCTGCGCCGCCTGGTCGACGCCGATCCGCACGCCAGGGCGCACCGGGAGCTGTCCCGGCTGCGGGTGGTCTTCGTCGCCGGGTCGCAGCTGGGCGCTCCGCTGTGCCTGCGCGCCACCGAGGCGTTCGGGCCCGTGCTCTACAACGTGTACGGCTCCACCGAGGCCGCCTACGCCACCATCGCCACCCCGGCCGACCTGGCCGAGGCCCCCGGCTGCGTGGGTCGGCCGGTGCCGGGCGCGGTGGTCGAGATCCTCGACGTCACGGACCGCGAACTGCCCGCCGGGCACACCGGCCGCATCTTCGTCGGCAACGACTACCAATTCGAGGGCTACACCGGCGGCGGAGACAAGCCGCGGGTGCGCGGCCTGATGGCCACCGGCGATCTCGGCCATGTCGACGCGGCCGGACGGTTGTTCGTCGACGGACGCGAGGACGACATGATCGTCTCCGGTGGTGAGAACGTCTTCCCCGGCGAGGTCGAGGACCTGCTGGCCGCCCATCCCGCGGTGGCCGAGGCCAGCGCCTTCGGCGTCGACGACGACGAGTACGGCCAGCGGCTGCGGGTGGCCGTGGTGCTGCGACCGGGCCACGCCCTCACCGCCGAGCAGGTGCGCGACCACGTGCGCACCCACCTGGCCCGCTACAAGGTGCCCCGCGACGTGCTCTTCCTGCCGGAACTGCCGCGCAACCCGAGCGGGAAGGTCCTCGTCCGCGTCCTGCGCGAGCTGGACTGA
- a CDS encoding SDR family NAD(P)-dependent oxidoreductase: MGMGTLAGRRIAIAGGARELEQEVALAFLGAGARVVLGDRSAATARRRAARLAHSTGAAVLGARVIAYHEDCFTAFLAEAHARLGGLDVVVNTVEAAPGAAQAPDLTPAIVGARVAARMFTARGHGHIVNAGSAAGVAGALGAAVYCATKYALVEAAGLRGRAVTGDILLSTVAPGGAADAQRIAAAVADCVAHGRNGLVTIGDIDLATVQSSSRRTRTRTFPLGLRGSSGRKSTSRGTL, from the coding sequence ATGGGCATGGGGACGCTCGCGGGCCGCCGGATCGCCATCGCCGGGGGTGCGCGGGAGCTGGAACAGGAAGTGGCACTGGCATTTCTGGGGGCCGGGGCGCGGGTGGTACTGGGCGATCGGTCGGCCGCCACGGCCCGGCGGCGCGCCGCCCGCCTGGCGCACAGCACCGGCGCCGCCGTTCTCGGCGCGCGCGTGATCGCCTACCACGAGGACTGTTTCACCGCGTTCCTCGCCGAAGCACACGCCCGGCTGGGCGGGCTGGACGTGGTGGTCAACACCGTCGAAGCCGCCCCCGGCGCCGCACAGGCGCCCGACCTCACACCGGCGATCGTCGGCGCGCGCGTCGCAGCGCGGATGTTCACGGCCCGGGGCCACGGACACATCGTCAACGCGGGATCGGCGGCCGGGGTCGCCGGCGCGCTCGGCGCGGCCGTCTACTGCGCGACCAAGTACGCGCTGGTGGAGGCGGCCGGGCTGCGCGGACGCGCGGTCACCGGCGACATCCTGCTCAGCACGGTGGCGCCGGGCGGTGCGGCGGACGCACAGCGGATCGCCGCGGCGGTCGCCGACTGTGTGGCGCACGGCAGGAACGGCCTGGTCACCATCGGAGACATCGACCTCGCGACGGTTCAGTCCAGCTCGCGCAGGACGCGGACGAGGACCTTCCCGCTCGGGTTGCGCGGCAGTTCCGGCAGGAAGAGCACGTCGCGGGGCACCTTGTAG